In a single window of the Gossypium hirsutum isolate 1008001.06 chromosome A13, Gossypium_hirsutum_v2.1, whole genome shotgun sequence genome:
- the LOC107894577 gene encoding uncharacterized protein isoform X3: MNKWCITQDKWINGVIGEARARNAGSTARTSGPSAGSGSNTTSLRWDLHTIQFSVNAWVFIVAVLAIFPLVPKSLSKRAYRLSFMGTACSSVYSLYALYGRPRAWTLQVVQVYFQSVIATKHFIYFIYCLTFVTSHLCLNFALISILCRSLERIAKFLRHNFSRSALYRKYLEDHYVWVESNTTTLSILSSYAEIGLGGLLLVSLFLPVAMQHCTNFYVLLLKLMYHAPVSASYHQSVWAKIGRTINPLILRYAPFLIISCILWLSIPVFWILWQLN; the protein is encoded by the exons ATG AATAAATGGTGCATAACGCAGGATAAGTGGATTAATGGTGTAATTGGTGAAGCTCGAGCGCGCAATGCAG GCTCAACAGCTAGAACTTCAGGGCCATCAGCAGGTTCAGGTTCAAATACAACTTCTCTGCGCTGGGATCTGCACACAATACAATTTTCTGTCAATGCTTGG GTTTTTATTGTGGCTGTGCTTGCCATCTTTCCACTTGTCCCTAAAAGTCTTTCAAAAAGGGCTTATCGGCTTTCATTTATGGGCACTGCTTGTTCTTCTGTATACTCTTTGTATGCACTATATGGG AGGCCAAGAGCATGGACTTTACAAGTTGTTCAAGTGTATTTTCAATCAGTAATTGCAACCAAACATTTTATCTACTTTATCTATTGCCTTACATTTGTCACTTCACATCTTTGCCTTAACT TTGCTTTGATTTCCATTTTATGCCGATCACTCGAACGCATTGCAAAGTTCTTGAGGCATAATTTTAGTCGTTCTGCCTTGTACAG GAAGTATTTGGAAGATCATTATGTATGGGTAGAATCAAACACCACCACCCTGAGCATTCTATCATCATATGCTGAGATTGGACTTGGCGGGCTTCTACTTGTTTCCTTGTTCTTGCCA GTGGCAATGCAACATTGTACAAACTTTTATGTACTG CTGTTGAAGCTTATGTACCATGCTCCTGTTAGTGCTAGTTACCACCAAAGTGTGTGGGCAAAGATCGGGAGGACTATTAATCCACTTATCCTGCGTTATGCACCATTTTTGATaatctc GTGCATACTTTGGCTTTCTATTCCGGTGTTTTGGATTCTCTGGCAATTGAATTGA
- the LOC107894577 gene encoding uncharacterized protein isoform X1 has protein sequence MNKWCITQDKWINGVIGEARARNAGSTARTSGPSAGSGSNTTSLRWDLHTIQFSVNAWVFIVAVLAIFPLVPKSLSKRAYRLSFMGTACSSVYSLYALYGRPRAWTLQVVQVYFQSVIATKHFIYFIYCLTFVTSHLCLNFALISILCRSLERIAKFLRHNFSRSALYRKYLEDHYVWVESNTTTLSILSSYAEIGLGGLLLVSLFLPVAMQHCTNFYVLGFGFDFKPYVHPIYNAIMSLLTNQDQDQVHTLAFYSGVLDSLAIELKASNDFSKLYAGIAILWLHLSLNQPCVVYCFFIFFRSFSFD, from the exons ATG AATAAATGGTGCATAACGCAGGATAAGTGGATTAATGGTGTAATTGGTGAAGCTCGAGCGCGCAATGCAG GCTCAACAGCTAGAACTTCAGGGCCATCAGCAGGTTCAGGTTCAAATACAACTTCTCTGCGCTGGGATCTGCACACAATACAATTTTCTGTCAATGCTTGG GTTTTTATTGTGGCTGTGCTTGCCATCTTTCCACTTGTCCCTAAAAGTCTTTCAAAAAGGGCTTATCGGCTTTCATTTATGGGCACTGCTTGTTCTTCTGTATACTCTTTGTATGCACTATATGGG AGGCCAAGAGCATGGACTTTACAAGTTGTTCAAGTGTATTTTCAATCAGTAATTGCAACCAAACATTTTATCTACTTTATCTATTGCCTTACATTTGTCACTTCACATCTTTGCCTTAACT TTGCTTTGATTTCCATTTTATGCCGATCACTCGAACGCATTGCAAAGTTCTTGAGGCATAATTTTAGTCGTTCTGCCTTGTACAG GAAGTATTTGGAAGATCATTATGTATGGGTAGAATCAAACACCACCACCCTGAGCATTCTATCATCATATGCTGAGATTGGACTTGGCGGGCTTCTACTTGTTTCCTTGTTCTTGCCA GTGGCAATGCAACATTGTACAAACTTTTATGTACTG ggttttggttttgattttaaACCTTATGTCCACCCAATCTATAATGCAATAATGTCCCTCTTGACTAACCAAGATCAAGATCAA GTGCATACTTTGGCTTTCTATTCCGGTGTTTTGGATTCTCTGGCAATTGAATTGAAAGCATCAAATGACTTTTCTAAGTTATATGCAGGCATTGCAATACTTTGGCTTCATCTAAGCTTGAACCAGCCCTGTGTTGTATattgtttcttcatttttttcagaTCTTTTTCCTTTGATTAA
- the LOC107894577 gene encoding uncharacterized protein isoform X4 encodes MNKWCITQDKWINGVIGEARARNAGSTARTSGPSAGSGSNTTSLRWDLHTIQFSVNAWVFIVAVLAIFPLVPKSLSKRAYRLSFMGTACSSVYSLYALYGRPRAWTLQVVQVYFQSVIATKHFIYFIYCLTFVTSHLCLNFALISILCRSLERIAKFLRHNFSRSALYRKYLEDHYVWVESNTTTLSILSSYAEIGLGGLLLVSLFLPVAMQHCTNFYVLLLKLMYHAPVSASYHQSVWAKIGRTINPLILRYAPFLIISVLVLILNLMSTQSIMQ; translated from the exons ATG AATAAATGGTGCATAACGCAGGATAAGTGGATTAATGGTGTAATTGGTGAAGCTCGAGCGCGCAATGCAG GCTCAACAGCTAGAACTTCAGGGCCATCAGCAGGTTCAGGTTCAAATACAACTTCTCTGCGCTGGGATCTGCACACAATACAATTTTCTGTCAATGCTTGG GTTTTTATTGTGGCTGTGCTTGCCATCTTTCCACTTGTCCCTAAAAGTCTTTCAAAAAGGGCTTATCGGCTTTCATTTATGGGCACTGCTTGTTCTTCTGTATACTCTTTGTATGCACTATATGGG AGGCCAAGAGCATGGACTTTACAAGTTGTTCAAGTGTATTTTCAATCAGTAATTGCAACCAAACATTTTATCTACTTTATCTATTGCCTTACATTTGTCACTTCACATCTTTGCCTTAACT TTGCTTTGATTTCCATTTTATGCCGATCACTCGAACGCATTGCAAAGTTCTTGAGGCATAATTTTAGTCGTTCTGCCTTGTACAG GAAGTATTTGGAAGATCATTATGTATGGGTAGAATCAAACACCACCACCCTGAGCATTCTATCATCATATGCTGAGATTGGACTTGGCGGGCTTCTACTTGTTTCCTTGTTCTTGCCA GTGGCAATGCAACATTGTACAAACTTTTATGTACTG CTGTTGAAGCTTATGTACCATGCTCCTGTTAGTGCTAGTTACCACCAAAGTGTGTGGGCAAAGATCGGGAGGACTATTAATCCACTTATCCTGCGTTATGCACCATTTTTGATaatctc ggttttggttttgattttaaACCTTATGTCCACCCAATCTATAATGCAATAA
- the LOC107894577 gene encoding uncharacterized protein isoform X2 translates to MNKWCITQDKWINGVIGEARARNAGSTARTSGPSAGSGSNTTSLRWDLHTIQFSVNAWVFIVAVLAIFPLVPKSLSKRAYRLSFMGTACSSVYSLYALYGRPRAWTLQVVQVYFQSVIATKHFIYFIYCLTFVTSHLCLNFALISILCRSLERIAKFLRHNFSRSALYRKYLEDHYVWVESNTTTLSILSSYAEIGLGGLLLVSLFLPVAMQHCTNFYVLVHTLAFYSGVLDSLAIELKASNDFSKLYAGIAILWLHLSLNQPCVVYCFFIFFRSFSFD, encoded by the exons ATG AATAAATGGTGCATAACGCAGGATAAGTGGATTAATGGTGTAATTGGTGAAGCTCGAGCGCGCAATGCAG GCTCAACAGCTAGAACTTCAGGGCCATCAGCAGGTTCAGGTTCAAATACAACTTCTCTGCGCTGGGATCTGCACACAATACAATTTTCTGTCAATGCTTGG GTTTTTATTGTGGCTGTGCTTGCCATCTTTCCACTTGTCCCTAAAAGTCTTTCAAAAAGGGCTTATCGGCTTTCATTTATGGGCACTGCTTGTTCTTCTGTATACTCTTTGTATGCACTATATGGG AGGCCAAGAGCATGGACTTTACAAGTTGTTCAAGTGTATTTTCAATCAGTAATTGCAACCAAACATTTTATCTACTTTATCTATTGCCTTACATTTGTCACTTCACATCTTTGCCTTAACT TTGCTTTGATTTCCATTTTATGCCGATCACTCGAACGCATTGCAAAGTTCTTGAGGCATAATTTTAGTCGTTCTGCCTTGTACAG GAAGTATTTGGAAGATCATTATGTATGGGTAGAATCAAACACCACCACCCTGAGCATTCTATCATCATATGCTGAGATTGGACTTGGCGGGCTTCTACTTGTTTCCTTGTTCTTGCCA GTGGCAATGCAACATTGTACAAACTTTTATGTACTG GTGCATACTTTGGCTTTCTATTCCGGTGTTTTGGATTCTCTGGCAATTGAATTGAAAGCATCAAATGACTTTTCTAAGTTATATGCAGGCATTGCAATACTTTGGCTTCATCTAAGCTTGAACCAGCCCTGTGTTGTATattgtttcttcatttttttcagaTCTTTTTCCTTTGATTAA
- the LOC107894577 gene encoding uncharacterized protein isoform X5 — MGTACSSVYSLYALYGRPRAWTLQVVQVYFQSVIATKHFIYFIYCLTFVTSHLCLNFALISILCRSLERIAKFLRHNFSRSALYRKYLEDHYVWVESNTTTLSILSSYAEIGLGGLLLVSLFLPVAMQHCTNFYVLGFGFDFKPYVHPIYNAIMSLLTNQDQDQVHTLAFYSGVLDSLAIELKASNDFSKLYAGIAILWLHLSLNQPCVVYCFFIFFRSFSFD, encoded by the exons ATGGGCACTGCTTGTTCTTCTGTATACTCTTTGTATGCACTATATGGG AGGCCAAGAGCATGGACTTTACAAGTTGTTCAAGTGTATTTTCAATCAGTAATTGCAACCAAACATTTTATCTACTTTATCTATTGCCTTACATTTGTCACTTCACATCTTTGCCTTAACT TTGCTTTGATTTCCATTTTATGCCGATCACTCGAACGCATTGCAAAGTTCTTGAGGCATAATTTTAGTCGTTCTGCCTTGTACAG GAAGTATTTGGAAGATCATTATGTATGGGTAGAATCAAACACCACCACCCTGAGCATTCTATCATCATATGCTGAGATTGGACTTGGCGGGCTTCTACTTGTTTCCTTGTTCTTGCCA GTGGCAATGCAACATTGTACAAACTTTTATGTACTG ggttttggttttgattttaaACCTTATGTCCACCCAATCTATAATGCAATAATGTCCCTCTTGACTAACCAAGATCAAGATCAA GTGCATACTTTGGCTTTCTATTCCGGTGTTTTGGATTCTCTGGCAATTGAATTGAAAGCATCAAATGACTTTTCTAAGTTATATGCAGGCATTGCAATACTTTGGCTTCATCTAAGCTTGAACCAGCCCTGTGTTGTATattgtttcttcatttttttcagaTCTTTTTCCTTTGATTAA